From one Thermatribacter velox genomic stretch:
- a CDS encoding NifU family protein: MKERVEKALEKVRQYLRFEGGDVELVDIEDGVVKVRLKGMCSSCPMSYITLKDGIERIVKEEVPEVKSVEAV, from the coding sequence ATGAAAGAACGTGTTGAGAAAGCACTGGAAAAGGTGAGGCAGTATCTTCGCTTTGAAGGTGGAGACGTGGAATTGGTGGATATTGAAGATGGCGTAGTAAAGGTGCGCCTTAAGGGAATGTGCAGCTCCTGCCCCATGTCCTATATAACCTTGAAGGATGGTATTGAACGGATTGTGAAAGAAGAAGTTCCCGAAGTAAAATCGGTTGAAGCGGTTTAA
- a CDS encoding 3-isopropylmalate dehydratase large subunit has translation MGKTMAEKIFELKSGKAVQAGDLVIASIDFAMGQDGTTPLAIRSFQEMEGKKVFDPQRIAFVIDHNAPSPLESVSRLHDLMREFARTFGIRVFDVGWGVCHELMVAQGLVVPGDLVVGADSHTCTYGAIGAFSTGIGSTELAAVMISGKLWFKVPETIKVTFTGHLPKGVYSKDLILCLAGKMGADGATYKALEFHGPVIEQLEVEERFTISNMAVEVGAKAGLMPPDEKALAWVKQRAQRPFEPVYPDDSAKYAETIEIDCSQLVPQVALPHRVDNVKPVNEVEGLPVQEVFIGTCTNGRAVDIQVAASILKGRKVHPEVRLIVAPASREILMQAIREGWAETIVEAGGTLVTPGCGPCVGTHQGVPGDGWNVISTANRNFKGRMGNNKAFIYLASPATCAASAIEGKITDPRKYLR, from the coding sequence ATGGGCAAAACGATGGCTGAAAAAATTTTTGAATTAAAGAGTGGCAAAGCGGTGCAGGCTGGAGACCTGGTCATTGCGTCAATTGATTTTGCAATGGGGCAGGATGGCACTACTCCGCTGGCAATTCGTTCCTTTCAGGAAATGGAGGGCAAAAAAGTTTTTGATCCGCAAAGAATCGCTTTCGTTATAGACCACAATGCTCCCAGCCCTCTGGAGTCTGTATCACGTCTTCATGATTTGATGCGTGAATTTGCCCGTACTTTTGGTATTCGAGTTTTTGACGTGGGTTGGGGGGTTTGTCACGAACTTATGGTTGCACAGGGACTGGTAGTACCTGGCGACCTGGTGGTGGGTGCCGATTCTCACACTTGCACCTATGGTGCCATAGGGGCCTTTTCCACTGGAATTGGCAGTACAGAACTGGCTGCGGTAATGATTTCAGGAAAGCTCTGGTTTAAGGTTCCCGAGACCATTAAGGTGACTTTCACCGGTCACTTACCGAAAGGTGTTTATTCCAAGGACCTGATTCTTTGTCTGGCTGGAAAGATGGGAGCTGATGGTGCAACCTATAAGGCTCTTGAATTCCATGGTCCAGTAATTGAGCAGCTCGAGGTGGAAGAACGCTTTACCATATCCAACATGGCAGTGGAAGTGGGCGCCAAAGCCGGTCTTATGCCACCCGATGAAAAAGCTTTGGCCTGGGTTAAGCAACGAGCACAGAGGCCCTTTGAGCCTGTGTACCCGGATGATTCAGCTAAGTACGCTGAAACTATTGAAATTGATTGCTCACAGCTCGTTCCCCAAGTGGCATTGCCACACAGAGTAGACAACGTGAAACCAGTGAATGAGGTGGAAGGTTTACCTGTTCAAGAAGTATTTATTGGTACCTGCACCAATGGGCGAGCGGTGGATATTCAGGTTGCTGCTTCCATTTTAAAAGGACGAAAGGTGCATCCTGAGGTTCGGCTTATTGTGGCACCTGCTTCAAGGGAAATCCTGATGCAGGCGATTCGTGAAGGATGGGCCGAAACTATAGTTGAGGCTGGAGGCACCCTGGTTACTCCAGGTTGCGGGCCTTGTGTAGGAACGCATCAGGGAGTACCTGGTGATGGCTGGAATGTTATCTCCACGGCAAACAGGAACTTTAAGGGCAGGATGGGTAATAACAAGGCGTTTATTTACCTGGCTTCTCCTGCTACTTGTGCGGCTTCGGCAATTGAAGGTAAAATTACTGACCCCAGAAAGTATTTGAGGTGA
- a CDS encoding 3-isopropylmalate dehydratase small subunit — MKLRGKAHKFGDDINTDYIISGKYKFKTLDMQELAKHVMEDIDPDFYKKVSPGDFIVAGKNFGCGSSREQAPRALLASGIKGVLAKSFARIFFRNAINCGLLVLECDTSPIESGDELEVDLKQGLVVDLSRNLEVRAQPLPEVMIQILEEGGLVPYFKKYGSFQGV, encoded by the coding sequence ATGAAGTTAAGAGGTAAGGCTCATAAATTTGGAGACGATATCAATACTGACTATATTATTTCTGGGAAATACAAGTTTAAAACCCTGGATATGCAGGAACTGGCCAAGCATGTTATGGAGGACATCGACCCGGATTTTTACAAGAAAGTTTCTCCCGGGGATTTTATCGTTGCGGGCAAGAATTTTGGTTGTGGTTCTTCCCGAGAGCAGGCGCCCCGAGCTCTTCTGGCCAGTGGCATAAAAGGGGTGCTGGCTAAATCGTTTGCTCGTATATTTTTCCGTAACGCTATTAACTGCGGTTTGCTGGTCTTAGAGTGCGATACTTCTCCTATCGAAAGCGGGGATGAATTAGAGGTAGATTTAAAACAAGGTCTGGTGGTGGACCTCAGTCGCAATCTGGAGGTAAGAGCACAACCCCTTCCGGAAGTTATGATTCAAATTCTGGAGGAAGGCGGATTGGTGCCCTATTTTAAGAAGTACGGCTCTTTTCAGGGGGTTTAA
- a CDS encoding corrinoid protein, with the protein MSDILDQIAKELFAGNAKAVSELTQKALDEGFSPQEVLNGGLIKGMNQVGEKFKANEIYVPEVLIAARAMKAGMEVLKPKLAETGVEPVARFVIGTVKGDLHDIGKNLVAMMMEGAGFEVIDLGIDVPAEKFIQAIKEHQPQLVGMSALLTTTMIQIRENLKAFQEAGVRDQVKVMVGGAPVTQKFADEVGADGYAPDAASAVDKAKELLGLN; encoded by the coding sequence ATGAGTGACATTCTTGACCAAATTGCCAAGGAATTGTTTGCAGGTAATGCGAAGGCAGTGAGCGAACTAACTCAGAAAGCGCTTGATGAAGGTTTTTCTCCTCAAGAGGTTCTCAATGGTGGTTTAATAAAGGGTATGAACCAGGTAGGAGAAAAGTTCAAAGCCAACGAGATTTATGTTCCAGAAGTGTTAATTGCTGCTCGAGCCATGAAAGCAGGCATGGAAGTTTTGAAGCCCAAACTTGCAGAGACCGGCGTAGAACCAGTAGCCAGATTTGTGATTGGCACCGTCAAAGGAGACTTACATGATATCGGTAAGAACCTGGTAGCTATGATGATGGAAGGTGCAGGATTTGAGGTTATCGATCTGGGCATCGATGTTCCCGCTGAAAAGTTCATCCAGGCTATCAAAGAGCACCAACCTCAACTGGTTGGTATGTCAGCTCTACTCACCACCACTATGATTCAAATTCGAGAAAATCTGAAAGCCTTTCAGGAAGCCGGAGTAAGGGACCAGGTTAAGGTTATGGTTGGTGGTGCACCGGTTACCCAGAAATTTGCTGACGAAGTTGGTGCTGATGGGTATGCACCGGATGCTGCATCAGCAGTTGACAAAGCGAAGGAACTTTTAGGTTTAAACTGA
- a CDS encoding formate--tetrahydrofolate ligase yields MLSDLEIAQQASMKPIVEIAREAGIEEDDIELYGKYKAKVSLEVLKKLKDRPLGKYIDVTAITPTPLGEGKTVTTIGLSMALNKIGKKSIVCIRQPSLGPVFGIKGGAAGGGYSQVVPMEDFNLHLTGDTHAVAAAHNLLAAFIDNHLLHGNELNIDPFTISWPRVVDISDRALRKIIVGLGGKTNGIPRESSFDIAVASEVMAVLALTTDIFDLRKRLGRIVVAYNERKEPVTAEDLRCAGAMTVLMRDAIKPNLLQTLENTPCFVHAGPFANIAHGNSSIVADQIALRLADYVVTESGFGADCGMEKFMNIKCRYSGLRPDCVVMVCSIRALKMHSGKYKVIPGKPLDPGILEEDIDALVKGSENLIKQIENARLFGVPVVVAINVFSTDTEREIETVKKIALDNGAFRACVSEVWAKGGEGGKELAEAVVEACDVPNNFNFLYPLDIPIKDKIEIIATKIYGADGVVYEPEAEKKIARYTELGWDKLPICMAKTHLSLSHDPKLKGRPRGFKLPIKDIRPSIGAGFLYPLCGEMRTMPGLPSRPAGMNVDIDSEGRVVGLF; encoded by the coding sequence ATGTTAAGTGATCTGGAAATTGCCCAGCAGGCTTCGATGAAACCCATCGTTGAAATTGCCAGGGAAGCGGGGATTGAGGAGGATGACATTGAGCTTTATGGCAAATACAAAGCAAAGGTATCTCTGGAAGTGCTTAAAAAACTTAAGGATAGGCCGCTTGGCAAATATATTGATGTAACTGCCATAACACCCACACCTCTCGGTGAGGGAAAAACCGTTACCACCATAGGCCTTTCCATGGCCCTGAATAAAATTGGCAAAAAAAGCATCGTCTGCATCCGGCAACCTTCACTGGGTCCAGTCTTTGGCATCAAGGGAGGCGCTGCTGGCGGTGGTTATTCCCAGGTTGTACCTATGGAGGATTTCAACCTTCATCTAACTGGAGATACCCACGCCGTTGCCGCGGCACACAATTTGCTGGCTGCTTTTATCGACAATCATTTGCTTCACGGGAATGAGCTGAACATTGATCCTTTCACTATAAGCTGGCCCCGGGTAGTGGATATAAGCGATCGGGCGCTTCGTAAAATTATTGTAGGTTTGGGTGGCAAAACGAATGGGATACCGCGAGAAAGTAGCTTTGATATTGCAGTGGCTTCTGAGGTAATGGCCGTTCTGGCCCTGACTACTGATATTTTTGATTTGCGCAAGCGCCTGGGAAGGATTGTAGTAGCCTATAACGAACGCAAGGAGCCAGTTACTGCTGAAGATCTCAGATGTGCTGGTGCTATGACGGTCTTGATGAGAGACGCTATCAAGCCAAATCTTTTGCAAACTCTGGAAAATACTCCCTGTTTTGTCCATGCAGGGCCTTTTGCCAACATAGCCCATGGCAACAGCTCTATCGTTGCTGATCAGATTGCTCTGCGTCTTGCTGATTACGTAGTTACCGAGAGTGGCTTTGGTGCGGATTGTGGAATGGAAAAGTTCATGAATATCAAGTGTCGCTACAGTGGTCTGCGCCCTGATTGCGTAGTTATGGTGTGTTCCATTCGTGCCCTCAAGATGCACAGCGGCAAATACAAAGTGATTCCTGGAAAACCTCTGGATCCAGGAATTCTGGAAGAAGATATCGATGCTCTGGTGAAAGGATCGGAGAACCTTATCAAACAAATTGAAAATGCAAGGCTATTTGGTGTCCCGGTTGTAGTGGCCATCAACGTCTTTTCAACAGATACTGAACGCGAGATAGAGACGGTTAAGAAGATAGCCCTTGATAACGGAGCTTTCAGAGCCTGTGTTTCCGAGGTTTGGGCCAAGGGTGGAGAAGGGGGCAAGGAACTTGCTGAGGCAGTAGTAGAAGCCTGTGATGTACCGAATAACTTCAATTTTCTTTATCCTCTGGATATACCAATCAAAGATAAAATTGAAATCATAGCTACCAAGATATACGGCGCAGATGGTGTGGTTTACGAACCGGAAGCCGAGAAAAAGATAGCTCGGTATACGGAGTTGGGTTGGGATAAACTGCCTATCTGCATGGCCAAGACCCATCTTTCTCTCTCGCATGATCCAAAGCTTAAAGGTCGTCCGCGTGGTTTTAAACTTCCCATCAAGGATATCCGGCCTTCCATTGGAGCAGGTTTTCTTTATCCTCTTTGTGGTGAGATGCGTACCATGCCCGGACTGCCTTCTCGACCAGCAGGCATGAATGTAGACATTGATTCTGAAGGCAGAGTTGTCGGTTTATTTTAG
- the glyA gene encoding serine hydroxymethyltransferase — MWTKLKTTDPEVYGWVVKELERQRNKLELIASENFTSIAVLEAQGSVLTNKYAEGYPARRYYGGCEFVDQIEQLAIDRAKALFKAEHVNVQPHSGSQANMAVYLATLKYGDVVMGMDLAHGGHLTHGSPVNFSGKWYRFVPYGVSPDTETIDYDQLEEQAREVKPRMIVAGASAYPRFIDFERLRSICDEVGALLMVDMAHIAGLVAASFHPNPCPHAHLVTTTTHKTLRGPRGGMILCKEEFARAVDKAVFPGTQGGPLMHVIAAKAVALKEAATPEFVAYQAQVVKNAKSLAQALQEKGYRLVSGGTDNHLLLVDLRNIGLTGREAEIILDQVGITVNKNAIPFDPQKPTVTSGIRLGTPACTSRGMKEEEMQLIAELIDRALRGRSSETTLQKVRKEVLNLCSRFPLYPELSVEE; from the coding sequence ATGTGGACAAAGCTCAAGACTACAGATCCCGAGGTGTACGGGTGGGTCGTTAAGGAACTGGAGAGGCAACGCAACAAACTGGAGCTCATAGCTTCTGAGAACTTTACCAGCATTGCAGTCCTGGAGGCTCAAGGAAGTGTGTTAACCAACAAGTATGCCGAAGGCTATCCAGCGAGACGTTACTATGGAGGTTGTGAGTTTGTAGACCAGATTGAGCAATTGGCTATAGACCGGGCTAAGGCTCTCTTTAAAGCCGAGCATGTCAACGTCCAACCTCACTCCGGATCGCAGGCCAATATGGCGGTTTACTTGGCTACTCTCAAGTATGGCGATGTGGTTATGGGCATGGATCTCGCTCATGGAGGACATCTCACTCATGGTAGCCCGGTTAACTTTTCTGGAAAGTGGTATCGCTTTGTTCCTTACGGGGTTTCTCCTGACACCGAGACCATAGATTATGACCAGCTGGAAGAGCAAGCAAGAGAAGTAAAACCTCGAATGATAGTAGCTGGGGCAAGTGCTTATCCACGCTTTATAGACTTTGAGCGTTTGCGTTCCATTTGTGATGAGGTGGGCGCTCTTTTGATGGTAGACATGGCCCATATCGCGGGCCTGGTAGCTGCTTCTTTCCACCCTAATCCCTGTCCGCATGCTCATCTGGTTACCACCACTACTCACAAGACGCTTCGTGGTCCCCGAGGAGGTATGATACTCTGCAAAGAAGAATTTGCGAGAGCAGTTGACAAGGCTGTGTTTCCCGGGACTCAGGGTGGACCTTTAATGCATGTTATTGCTGCCAAGGCGGTGGCGCTTAAAGAAGCAGCAACGCCTGAATTTGTGGCCTATCAGGCTCAGGTTGTTAAAAATGCAAAATCACTTGCTCAAGCTCTTCAAGAGAAGGGTTATCGTTTGGTTTCTGGAGGCACCGATAATCATCTTTTGCTGGTGGACTTGAGAAATATTGGTCTTACCGGTAGAGAGGCGGAAATTATCCTGGACCAGGTGGGCATTACAGTAAATAAAAATGCTATTCCCTTTGATCCCCAGAAACCTACGGTGACCAGCGGCATCAGGTTGGGCACTCCTGCTTGTACTTCTCGGGGTATGAAAGAGGAGGAGATGCAGCTTATTGCTGAGCTTATAGACCGGGCGCTACGAGGAAGGAGTTCCGAGACAACCCTGCAGAAAGTGAGGAAAGAAGTGCTTAACTTGTGTAGTCGTTTTCCACTTTATCCGGAGCTAAGTGTTGAGGAATAG
- a CDS encoding formate/nitrite transporter family protein, with the protein MDVLHSWCENKLQKNYLSLLVGAILAGAYIGFASQLFTLVTTAELANGVKQLLGGIVFSIGLILVVLGRAELFTGHCLLSYSCFTFKNYVIQTLKIWGLVYLGNFVGSIFLASLYASTGLFNTGGGVIAQRAYQIALTKTQIPFTQAFARGILCNWLVCLAVLLCIYAENNLTRLLVIPGPIATFVALGYEHSVANMYFLSAGAFAQNYLHKSSVPVTLSGIAHNLVPVTLGNIVGGVVMVGLLYWLKERG; encoded by the coding sequence ATGGATGTTCTCCACAGTTGGTGTGAAAACAAACTTCAGAAAAACTACCTGTCTCTTCTCGTTGGAGCTATTCTGGCAGGCGCCTACATAGGTTTTGCCTCCCAACTATTCACCCTGGTTACTACCGCTGAACTTGCAAACGGGGTCAAACAGCTTTTAGGAGGGATAGTTTTTTCGATAGGACTGATTTTGGTTGTACTGGGAAGAGCAGAGCTGTTTACCGGACATTGCTTGCTGAGCTATTCTTGCTTTACCTTCAAGAATTACGTCATACAAACCCTTAAAATCTGGGGACTGGTATATCTGGGCAATTTTGTGGGATCCATCTTTCTGGCTAGTCTTTATGCTTCAACCGGCCTCTTCAACACAGGTGGAGGAGTGATAGCGCAGCGTGCATACCAAATAGCACTCACTAAAACCCAGATTCCCTTCACCCAGGCTTTCGCAAGAGGTATACTCTGTAACTGGCTGGTATGTCTTGCAGTATTGTTATGCATTTATGCAGAAAACAATCTTACCCGTTTACTGGTTATTCCTGGACCCATTGCCACCTTCGTAGCGCTCGGCTATGAACACAGCGTGGCCAACATGTATTTTCTCTCAGCAGGTGCGTTTGCCCAGAACTATTTGCACAAAAGCAGTGTACCAGTTACTCTTTCAGGTATCGCACATAATTTGGTACCAGTAACCCTGGGCAACATAGTGGGCGGAGTGGTAATGGTAGGCCTTTTGTATTGGCTTAAAGAAAGGGGCTGA
- a CDS encoding NAD+ synthase, which produces MKKLRVTLAQLNPTLGDFRGNLEKAREALEIAEQRESDLLLFPELFLSGYPPEDLMLKLSFLKENQATLEKLVSYSEGKQVAMVVGFIDCREDAHNSAAVIQNGKVLGIYHKISLPNYGVFDEHRYFKPGQEMLVLKMGEIKIGVTICEDIWNPVEPLASLTLGCGVHLVANISASPYYVGKPLLREKYLSMKAYDYHVAIAYCNMVGGQDELLFDGTSLVSNPNGKVVLKGGTFEEEITTIDIDLDENLRINLLDPRRRYMSTQNLPFKFLELPPPKPKKERYPEKPGSHMEREEEIFKALVTGVRDYVKKNGFKKVVVGLSGGMDSSLVATIATEALGSENVKGVLMPSPYTSRESLEDAYQLAQNLNIEALTISINKVFESYLKALEEVFRQTNPDITEENLQARIRGNYLMALSNKFGWLVLTTGNKSEMATGYATLYGDMAGGLAVIKDVYKTDVYRIGRWYNQKKGAPIIPQRVFEKAPSAELRPNQTDQEKLPPYEVLDEILRYYIEENLDPGEIADKGFAMETILQTIDMLRKNEYKRKQAPVGIKISTRAFGKDWRMPITNRFREP; this is translated from the coding sequence TTGAAAAAACTACGAGTAACTCTCGCACAGCTAAACCCAACTCTGGGGGACTTTAGGGGTAACCTTGAAAAAGCCAGGGAGGCTTTGGAAATAGCAGAACAAAGGGAGAGCGACCTTTTGCTTTTTCCCGAACTTTTCCTATCAGGATATCCGCCCGAAGACCTCATGCTCAAGCTCTCTTTCCTCAAGGAAAATCAGGCTACACTGGAAAAGCTTGTTTCTTATAGCGAGGGCAAGCAAGTAGCTATGGTAGTCGGTTTTATAGATTGTCGGGAAGACGCCCATAATTCGGCAGCCGTAATCCAAAATGGCAAAGTTCTGGGTATTTACCATAAGATTTCCCTTCCCAATTACGGCGTTTTTGACGAACATCGATATTTTAAACCCGGCCAGGAAATGCTGGTCCTGAAGATGGGAGAAATTAAAATAGGTGTCACCATCTGTGAAGACATATGGAATCCTGTGGAGCCACTGGCTTCATTGACTCTGGGTTGTGGTGTACACCTTGTAGCCAACATTTCGGCTTCACCTTACTACGTTGGTAAACCCTTGCTCAGGGAAAAATACCTTTCCATGAAAGCTTACGACTATCATGTAGCCATTGCTTATTGTAACATGGTAGGGGGGCAGGACGAACTACTCTTTGACGGAACCAGCCTGGTGAGCAACCCTAATGGCAAAGTGGTGCTTAAGGGGGGCACTTTTGAGGAAGAGATAACCACTATTGACATTGACCTCGATGAAAACCTCAGAATAAATCTTCTGGACCCCCGACGAAGGTACATGTCGACTCAGAATCTGCCCTTCAAGTTTCTGGAATTGCCACCACCAAAACCCAAAAAAGAGAGATATCCGGAAAAGCCTGGTTCCCATATGGAAAGAGAAGAAGAAATCTTTAAGGCTCTGGTTACTGGAGTTCGGGATTACGTGAAGAAAAACGGCTTTAAAAAAGTGGTGGTGGGATTGAGCGGAGGAATGGATTCCTCTTTAGTAGCCACTATAGCCACGGAGGCCCTGGGCAGCGAAAACGTTAAGGGAGTCCTTATGCCTTCCCCTTATACGTCGCGAGAAAGCCTTGAAGATGCTTACCAGTTAGCACAAAACCTGAACATAGAGGCGCTAACTATTTCCATAAACAAAGTTTTCGAATCCTACCTGAAGGCTCTGGAAGAAGTTTTCCGGCAGACAAATCCCGATATCACAGAAGAAAACCTGCAAGCCAGAATCAGGGGTAATTATCTGATGGCCCTATCCAACAAGTTTGGGTGGCTGGTGCTGACCACTGGCAACAAAAGCGAAATGGCAACCGGGTATGCAACCCTCTACGGCGATATGGCAGGAGGACTCGCTGTTATCAAAGATGTTTACAAAACAGATGTTTACCGTATAGGCAGATGGTACAACCAGAAAAAAGGAGCCCCAATTATCCCTCAAAGAGTATTTGAAAAAGCGCCCTCAGCCGAACTAAGGCCAAACCAGACTGACCAGGAAAAACTTCCTCCTTACGAAGTCCTCGATGAAATTTTGAGATACTATATCGAAGAGAATCTCGACCCCGGAGAAATAGCAGACAAAGGCTTTGCAATGGAAACCATATTACAAACCATCGACATGCTTAGAAAAAACGAATACAAAAGAAAACAAGCCCCAGTGGGCATAAAAATATCGACTCGCGCTTTCGGTAAAGATTGGAGAATGCCTATAACCAACCGCTTCAGAGAACCCTGA
- the polX gene encoding DNA polymerase/3'-5' exonuclease PolX, whose protein sequence is MRNQEVAKILRDIATLLEIKGENRFRVVAHEEAARRIESWPEPIEEVWQRGELTKIPGIGASIAAKISEYLQTGKMQYLEELTREVPPELIELTRVPGVGPKLAKLLYEELGIKSLEELEKAIAEKKLRNLPRLGVKSEEKIKKGLEMLKRQKGRMLLGQVLPVVEEIVALLQEKTGVEQISPAGSVRRMKETIGDIDILVASSQAEKIMDVFVTLPMVREVLAKGATKSSVVLHDGLQVDLRVVEPVSFGAALQYFTGSKAHNIRLREIAIRKGLKVNEYGIFRIDSGQRVGGEREEEIYEVLGMEWIPPELREDQGEIEAALEKRLPVLIELADIKGDLHVHSRWSDGLSSIEEMAEAALKRGYQYLAICDHTQSLAVASGLGPEDLKERDKEIREWNSRRKGLLLLSGVEVNILSDGSLDLADEDLAKLDVVIGGLHSGLNQSREKIMMRLEKAMHNPYVQAISHPTGRLINKREAYSVELDSLLELASRTGTFLEINAQPERLDLRDIDARKAKESFGLKVIISTDAHEPKSLDYMRLGVAQARRAWLTACDVLNTYDLEKLLDYLSRKRKTRAGSIPD, encoded by the coding sequence ATGAGGAACCAGGAAGTGGCCAAGATACTTCGGGACATCGCTACTTTGCTCGAGATTAAAGGCGAAAATCGCTTCAGGGTGGTTGCTCATGAAGAAGCTGCGCGACGTATAGAATCCTGGCCGGAGCCAATTGAGGAAGTGTGGCAAAGAGGCGAACTTACCAAAATACCGGGTATTGGAGCGAGTATTGCTGCAAAGATTTCAGAATACCTGCAGACAGGAAAGATGCAATACCTTGAGGAATTAACCCGGGAAGTTCCTCCTGAACTCATCGAGCTTACCAGAGTTCCAGGAGTTGGCCCCAAGCTTGCCAAGTTACTGTATGAGGAACTGGGTATAAAGAGCTTGGAAGAGCTTGAGAAAGCAATCGCTGAAAAAAAGCTTCGCAATCTTCCTCGCTTGGGTGTCAAGAGTGAAGAAAAGATTAAAAAAGGCCTTGAGATGTTGAAGCGCCAGAAAGGGAGAATGCTCCTTGGGCAGGTATTACCAGTAGTTGAAGAAATTGTGGCCCTACTTCAAGAAAAGACCGGTGTTGAACAAATAAGTCCTGCAGGAAGCGTGCGCCGCATGAAAGAAACCATAGGAGACATAGACATTCTGGTGGCCAGTTCTCAAGCAGAGAAAATAATGGATGTGTTCGTTACTTTACCTATGGTGAGAGAGGTTCTTGCCAAAGGGGCTACCAAATCAAGCGTTGTGCTTCATGATGGTTTGCAAGTTGACTTGAGGGTGGTAGAACCAGTTTCTTTTGGGGCGGCGCTCCAGTATTTTACTGGTTCGAAGGCCCATAATATTAGACTGCGAGAGATTGCAATCAGGAAAGGGTTGAAAGTCAATGAATACGGAATTTTCAGGATAGATAGTGGCCAGCGGGTGGGTGGCGAAAGAGAAGAGGAAATTTACGAGGTTCTGGGTATGGAGTGGATTCCTCCTGAGTTGCGTGAAGATCAGGGGGAAATCGAGGCTGCGCTTGAAAAGAGACTTCCTGTTTTGATAGAGCTTGCAGACATCAAGGGAGACTTGCATGTGCATTCCCGCTGGAGTGATGGGTTGAGTTCTATCGAAGAAATGGCTGAAGCAGCTCTGAAGAGAGGGTATCAGTATCTGGCTATCTGTGATCACACTCAATCCCTTGCAGTGGCTTCTGGGCTTGGTCCCGAAGACCTGAAAGAGCGAGATAAAGAGATTCGAGAGTGGAACAGTAGAAGAAAAGGGTTGTTGCTGCTTTCAGGTGTGGAAGTAAACATATTGAGCGACGGCTCTCTGGACCTTGCAGATGAAGATCTGGCAAAACTCGATGTAGTGATAGGAGGCTTGCATTCAGGTTTGAACCAATCGAGAGAAAAAATTATGATGCGTCTTGAAAAAGCTATGCACAATCCTTATGTCCAGGCAATCAGCCATCCTACGGGGAGACTTATCAACAAGAGGGAAGCCTACAGCGTGGAGCTGGACAGCTTGCTGGAACTGGCATCTCGGACAGGCACCTTTCTGGAAATCAACGCCCAACCGGAGCGTCTGGATTTGCGCGACATTGATGCTCGCAAGGCCAAAGAAAGTTTTGGTTTGAAGGTGATTATCTCTACTGATGCTCATGAGCCTAAATCTCTTGATTACATGCGTCTTGGAGTAGCGCAAGCCAGGAGAGCCTGGCTTACCGCTTGCGATGTTTTAAACACCTATGACCTGGAGAAACTCTTGGACTATCTATCTCGAAAGAGGAAAACCAGGGCAGGAAGCATTCCTGATTAA
- a CDS encoding FAD-dependent oxidoreductase: MECDFLIVGAGPAGLAIGKKLSAYGRVLLLEKNDTVGGLAATLGCKAHQQCLYCGICRNVDLSRQIGDLRSLVFYPRDILKVTRFDAGFQVATNCEEIRAKYVVIASGAEPFDARKVPNLGYGRLEGVLSGLDVERSMNDGRVFELFPPQGRVAFIQCVGSRSFKEKRGYCSQICCRYALRALDFLRYFLPGLEFTMFYMDLQIFGAKSDYLWEVARNKVSLIRSIPFRVEGENGSLEVFYENEHAQVIKEEFDRVVLSIGLSPGSSTKNLARIFGLELDEWGFIRNFGGGRTSNPGVFVCGTAGGPKDVETTIFEACQVAENILEIAG, encoded by the coding sequence TTGGAGTGTGATTTTTTAATAGTTGGCGCTGGACCAGCAGGTCTTGCTATAGGAAAAAAACTCAGTGCTTATGGCAGGGTGCTGCTTCTTGAAAAAAACGACACGGTGGGAGGCCTGGCTGCTACTCTGGGATGCAAAGCGCACCAGCAATGTCTTTACTGTGGTATTTGCAGGAATGTAGATTTGAGCAGACAGATTGGAGATTTGCGGTCTCTGGTGTTCTACCCCAGGGATATCTTAAAAGTGACCCGTTTTGATGCAGGGTTTCAGGTCGCCACCAATTGCGAAGAGATAAGGGCTAAATATGTCGTTATCGCTTCGGGGGCGGAACCTTTTGATGCCCGAAAGGTACCCAACCTGGGTTATGGTAGGTTGGAAGGTGTTCTTTCCGGTCTGGATGTTGAACGCAGTATGAATGATGGCAGGGTATTTGAACTCTTTCCACCACAGGGTAGAGTGGCCTTTATACAGTGTGTTGGTTCGCGCAGTTTTAAAGAAAAACGAGGTTACTGTTCGCAGATTTGTTGCCGTTATGCTCTGAGGGCCCTTGATTTTTTGCGTTACTTTTTGCCAGGCCTTGAGTTCACAATGTTTTATATGGACCTCCAGATTTTTGGCGCCAAAAGTGATTATCTCTGGGAAGTAGCACGTAATAAGGTGTCGTTGATACGCTCCATACCTTTCAGGGTGGAAGGTGAAAATGGGAGTTTGGAGGTTTTCTATGAAAACGAGCATGCTCAGGTAATTAAGGAAGAATTTGACCGGGTGGTCCTTTCCATAGGTCTATCTCCGGGGAGTTCAACCAAAAATTTGGCGCGGATTTTTGGTCTTGAACTCGATGAATGGGGATTTATTAGAAATTTTGGAGGAGGTAGAACCAGCAACCCGGGTGTTTTTGTATGTGGCACTGCGGGAGGCCCCAAAGATGTGGAAACTACCATTTTTGAAGCTTGTCAGGTGGCGGAAAATATACTTGAGATAGCGGGATGA